The following nucleotide sequence is from Microbulbifer sp. A4B17.
ATAGTCTTTTAACTACAGAATCTGGTCCTCTTGATCCGCTCGCAGCATTTGGTCAGTCCAATGGTATGTCTGAGGCGTCGACAATGGGTGGCTTAGTGGGCTCTGCAGAGCAGCAACAATCTGGAAACCAGTGGTCTGATGATGAGTGGTGGAAAGACGGTAGTGCAGAAGACCATGTGCCAGCGGACCAGCACTCTATGCAAATAAACCCTCAGCAGGTACCAGAGCCTATCGTTGAGGCAGTTACAGCGCCAGAAGCGCAGGTGCCCCCGCAGCCCCAAGCTCCGATGGGCGGTTTCCAGGGAATGTCACAGCAACCTGTGGCCCCTTCTATACCGCCGCAACCTCAGGCTTTGCAGCCCCAGGTCCAGCCTCAGCCCCAGATCCCGTCTCAGCCAATGCAGTCTCAGCCGCCGGGACAGTCCCCCTCGGCTTTTAACCAACAGCCAGTTTCTCCGCAGGTTCAAGGCAACCCTTTCGCGGATTCTTTCGCTGCAATGCAGGGGCAGCAAGTTGATGGTGCTCCGGGGTTTGGTTCTGAGCATGCTTCCACGCCCACGCCCACGCCCACGCCCACGCCCACGCCCACTTCCCCGGATTTGGCAGCTCAAGCTCAGCAATTTTCGCATTTGCAGCAGCCTCCGGTCACAAAGCCAACAGGTTCTACAGGGGGGAGTGTTTTTGCCTCAACGCTCGGTTTGAGTATGAATCCCATCCAGTTACAACAGGCCGACCAACAGGCCGCTGAAATTGTACGAGAGACGGTGGCTCGTCTTATTGACCTATTGCGCGCGAGAAACAGCATTAAGAATGAGTTGCGTGTGCAGAGAACCATGATTCAAACGGAGGCCAATAACCCGTTGAAATTTAGTGCCACAGAGAGAGACGCTCTGGAGGCTATGTTTGCGGGTACCGGTGCTTTTATGAATCCGGCTGAGGCAGTGAAGGATAGTTTTGATGAT
It contains:
- the tagH gene encoding type VI secretion system-associated FHA domain protein TagH, yielding MDLILSVLADPSGANMLKHTKLFTKAGGSLGRSADNYWVLPDPDRVVSSKHAQIAFAENQYFLVDTSTNGTYYNESENPLGKGNQVPLKEGDIIVLGEYKLKVSLRKPKEEGDLPKGLGSADFLDTSDRTTFSADAMAKMQSQAEAKELDSWLEPGSGAPADAAQAGEWGSVGLSSQSNTPTGDSLLTTESGPLDPLAAFGQSNGMSEASTMGGLVGSAEQQQSGNQWSDDEWWKDGSAEDHVPADQHSMQINPQQVPEPIVEAVTAPEAQVPPQPQAPMGGFQGMSQQPVAPSIPPQPQALQPQVQPQPQIPSQPMQSQPPGQSPSAFNQQPVSPQVQGNPFADSFAAMQGQQVDGAPGFGSEHASTPTPTPTPTPTPTSPDLAAQAQQFSHLQQPPVTKPTGSTGGSVFASTLGLSMNPIQLQQADQQAAEIVRETVARLIDLLRARNSIKNELRVQRTMIQTEANNPLKFSATERDALEAMFAGTGAFMNPAEAVKDSFDDLSDHQVAVLAGMRAGYGAMLKFFSPENIERRLGNTSGVFGNKNAKKWEGFTAIYRELVGDPDNCYRKLFGDEFAVTYENQLSELKNARSIKN